A segment of the Capnocytophaga sp. ARDL2 genome:
TAGTCATCGACGAGGCAATCGACAAAAAATGCAATTTGGTGGTGTGTTTTCATCCGATTATTTTTTCGGGTATGAAAAAGCTCACAGGCAAAAATTATGTAGAACGAGCGGTGCTCAAAGCCATTAAAAACGACATTGCGATTTATGCCCTCCACACAGGATTGGACAATCATCCATTGGGGGTAAACAAAATCTTGTGCAACGCTTTGGGACTCATCAACACCAAAATCTTGTGTCCTAAAAAAGAGTTTATCTACAAATTAACCACTTATTGCCCCAATGAAGCTACAAAATCCGTACAATCTGCCTTGTTTGAGGCGGGAGCAGGAGCGATAGGCAATTATTACAACTGTAGTTTTCTTTCGCAAGGCACAGGTACTTTTACAGGAAACGAAGAAACCAATCCTACCATAGGCGAACCGTTACAACCAACGGAAGTACAAGAAACGAAAATCGAAGTGGTATTTGAAAAACATTTGAAAAACAAAGTGTTGCACTCCTTGTTTCAGGCACATCCGTACGAAGAAGTGGCTTATGAGATTACTCAACTCGAAAACGAACACCAGCAAATCGGTTTGGGCATGATAGGGGAGTTGGCAACACCGATGGATGAGGTAGGCTTTTTAAAATTCGTAAAAGAAAAAACGCAAACGGGCTGTGTGCGACATTCGGGATTGCTAAACAAAAACGTGCAGAAAGTAGCCGTTTTGGGAGGCTCGGGGAGTTTTTCGATAGGAGCAGCCAAAGCACAAAAAGCCGATGTATTGATAACGGCAGATTTGAAATACCACGACTTTTTTCAAGCCGAACAGCAAATCGTTTTGGCAGATGTAGGACATTTTGAAAGCGAAAGATTTGTAAAAAATTATATTTTTGATTATCTAAAGAAAAAATTTCCTAATTTTGCAATTATTTTATCAGATAAAAACACCAATCCGGTCAATTACATATAAAGAATTATGGCAAAAAAAGCAGAAACAGTAGAAGAAACATTAAGAGCTTTGTACGATTTACAATTGATTGATTCTCGTATTGATGAAATCAGAAATATGAGAGGAGAGCTACCATTGGAAGTAGAAGATTTGAAAGACGAAGTAGCAGGATTGACTACACGTTTGGAAAAATTGAGCAATGATGTAGAGCAAATCGATTTCCAAATCAAAGCAAAGAAAAACGAAATTGATGGATTTAAAGAAGCTATCAAAAAATATACAGAACAACAAAAAGAAGTAAGCAACAACCGTGAGTTCAACGCTTTGACAAAAGAAATCGAGTTCCAAGAATTGGAAATTGAGTTGGCTGAAAAGAAAATCAAAGAAATGAAAGTGTCTATCGAGCACAAAAAAGATTTGATTACGCAAAATACTCAAAAACTAAACGATAAATCACAGCACTTGGCACACAAAGAAGCAGAATTGAACACATTGCTTTCTGAAACAGAAAAAGAAGAATCTGCTTTGATCAAAAAATCTGAGGAATTTGCTGTATTGATTCCAGAGCGTTATTTGACTGCCTATCAACGTATCAGAAGTGGTGTGAAAAACAAATTGGCTGTAGTATCTATCGATAGAAATGCTTCTGCTGGTTCGTTCTTTACCATCCCACCGCAGGTACAGTTAGAAATCGCTACTCGTAAGAAAATTATGACAGACGAGCACAGCGGACGTATCTTAGTAGATAGAGCATTGGCTTTGGAAGAAAAAGAAAAAATTGACGAAATTATCAAGAATTTGAAATAATTTTCAATAGTTAATGTCTGAAAAATCAAACAATTGTCATTTTTTTATAGGATGATTTACAGGTTAAAAATAAGTAACCGAAAAATAAATCGTCTAAAAAATGTAAGCATAAATGACCTATTTTTATCCAATTTTGACTTTTCGGGCATTTTCATTTTGAATGTATCTTATATCCTAAAATATAGACAATGGTATATAAATTTAGAGTAATACTCGATACAGAAGAAGATGTATTGAGAGATATTGCAATCAAAGACTCTGATAGTTTAGAAGATTTGCACAATACAATCATCAACGCTTTTGGATTTGATGGGAGCGAAGGAGGTTCGTTTTTCTTGTGCGAAGACAATTGGGAACAATTGGACGAAGAAATTGCTTTGTTTGATATGGGAGATGTGCCGGGAGAACAAAAAACGATGGCAGATTTTGCAATCAAAGATTTGTTGCACGAAGACCAAACAAAGATTTTGTACATCTATGATCCGTTTGTAAATTGGACATTTTTTGTAGAATTGGCGTCTATCGAAAGCGAAGAAGATAGCTCTGAAAAAGAATTGCCTACTTTGTTGTTTGCACATGGAGTATTACCAGACGAAGCACCCGAAAAATCATTTGCATTGGATGTAAACAACGACGATATCTTTGGTGAATTTGACGATGATTACGACGATGACGACTACGGATATTTTGGTGAAGAAGAAGGTGGGTACGATGATTATGGGTACGATGCTATGTACTAAAAAATAATTACGAGATGATTTTTTTATAGAAATTGTCTCGTTTGTTTTTTCTTATAAAAAACCTTTTATTATGAAAAAAATAGTTGGGATTACGTGTCTATTCCTCAGTTTTGCTGGAATAGCACAGAAAAAAGACAAACCGATAGAGCCTACAGTTAAAGTGGTCGATTCGCTCTATAGAGAGGATCATTTTTACGCAGGTGTTTCGCATATTTATACTATGGATACGCCCACTGGCTATAAGCAAAATGGAATTTCTGTGGGTATGCAAGCGGGATTTTTGAGAGATATTCCTGTGAGCAAAGACCGTAGATGGTCGATTGCACCAGGTGTGGGCATTGCTTTTCAATCCGTAAATAATAATTTGTTTGTAATCAATCCTGAAAAAAGCGATTATGAAGTAGGAGATTTTTACAAGTCAAATGGTCAACGCTATTGGGCGATCGAATTTCCTATTGAGTTTCGCTGGCGTACTTCTACCGTACAATCACATAAGTTTTGGCGTATCTATACTGGATTGAAATACAGTTATATATATTCTTATCGTACAAAGTATTCGGGTTCGTACGGAGATTATACACACACACAAGATAAAAACATCAATAAAGGTTTGATAACTGCCTATATCGTAACAGGTTTTAATACGTGGAATATGCAGATAGGATACACTTTTACGCCTATGTACAAAGCCAATACGGTGATGAACGAACCGTCTTTTAAAGGTTTGCATTTAGGATTGATGTTTTACATATTATAAAAAACGGTATTAGTAGAATTTTTGTGAATAGAATTTTACGCAGATGAGAACAAATTTTAAAATTCTCTGTGAATTGATTTGATTTTCACAGATGTTTTTTTGAATTATCAAAAAAACAGAATCTGAGGTTATCTGCTTTAAACCGTAGGTTTAATCTTTTTAAGTACAGTTTTCTTAAAAATCATTTTAGAAAATAAATCTGAGAAAATTTGTGTTAAATACAACACCCTTTCTCATAGACTCTCCCGAAAGTTTTCGGAGACTTCCCTCTTACTAGTGAGGAAATGCGTGAGAAAAATCTACGAATTGTTTCACATTGATTTTATTATAGCCTAAAAAACAATAGAAATGAAATATACACGATTGACTAAAGAGCAATTGGAAGAGTTGCATGTAGAATTTGCCAATTTTTTGGCTTCACAACAAATAGATAAGGAAGAGTGGGAAGATTTGAAAAAAAATAAACCTGAGGTAGCAGAGGAGGAGTTGAATGTGTTTTCTGATTTGGTATGGGAAGGAGCACTGACGGCAGCTCGCTATATGGAACATTTTTCAAAAAATCACATCTTCTTGTTTAGATTTGACGAAACATCGATTGATACAGTGGTATTGAAAACAGAAAATACCTCGGTGGACTTCCTTAAAAAAGAAGGATTGGAATGGTTGAGTGAAAATATGTTTAGCCCAGAGGTAGAAATACGCAAAGGAGCAAAGACATTTGGCGAAGACCGAAACGGCGAATTGTTTGAAATCATCCGTCAAGGTGCATTTTTTAGCAATGGCGAATTGTATCATCAGATAGCAGATTTGATGAAATAAGATAAAGCAGAGGCTGTCCGAAAAGGACAGCCTTTTTGTTTTTAAGCTAAAATTTGCTCAGCGTGTGCTTTGGTTTTTACTTTTTCGATGATGTTGGTGCAAATGCTGTTTTCGTCAAAGAGAAACGTAGTACGGACAATACCAAAATATTCTTTTCCCATAAATTTTTTCAATTGCCATACGCCAAATTTTTCTATAATCTCTTTTTCAGTATCAGCAATTAAATCGTATGTTAATTTGTTTTTTGTGTGAAAATTCTTTTGTCTTTTTACATCATCAGCACTGATGCCAAGTACATTATACCCTTGTTTTTGCAATATTTCGTAGTTTTCACTGAGGTTGCATGCCTGAGCTGTACAACCAGGAGTACTTGCTTTTGGATAAAAAAACAACACTAATTTCTTTCCTAAAAATTGTTCAGATGAAACTGTTTCTCCCTCTTGATTGATTGCTTTGAAAGCAGGGATTTTATCTCCTATTTTTATCATAACTTTACCTGTCCCGTCCAAAACGGGTTCTACTTACTATTTACTTTTTACTATTTACTTACTTCTTTCCTTGATGTTTCCATCGTTTGTGTGTCCAAAAGTAAAATTTGGGTTCTTCTTTAATTTGATTCTCAACTAATTGGATAAATTTACGAGTGATAAAATGGTCTGAAGTATCACAAGCTTGGTCTGTAATTTCTATAAATTCGGCCGAATAATATCCTCTTTTTACCTTTTTTACTTTGAGAAACAACACCGTCATATCGAGGTTGATGGCAATATGTTCAGCCCCGTCAAATACAGGTACGTTGATACCAAAAAAATCCTGCCAATATTGATTTTTTCGCAGCATAGGCGTTTGGTCGTTGATAAAAAGATACACCCCTTTGGTGCCTTTTCTATCGTGATTTCTCATTTCTCTTGCTAATGAATAAGCAGAAATCAATTCTGTATCAAAACGTGAACGAATGTTTCGAACAATCTTGTCAAAATGACCGTTTTGTAGCGGTCTGTAAATTCCGTACCCTTGAAAACTAAGGTAGTGATTTAGAGCCATAGACCATTCCCAATTGGCATAGTGAGACATCATCAAAACGATACTTTTTCCTTTAGCTTCGTATTCTTTTAGCAATTTGATGTTTGAAAATGTATATCTTTTGAGCAAATCTTCTTTAGAAATAGACAAGGTTTTTATCATTTCTAAAAACATATCACAGAAGTGCTTGTAAAATTCTTTTTCGATGGCTATGATTTGGGAAGTAGTATATTCTGGAAATGCAATTTTTATGTTGGCTCTTACTACTTTTTTTCGATAGCCTATCACTCGATACAATAAGAAATACACTACATCCGAAAGTACATATAACAATCGAAAGGGTAGTAAAGAAATCAGTATGAGGAAGCTATAGACTATTTTTGCTAATACAAATTGCATTGAATATTAATTTTGCACAAAGATACTATCAAAATAGGATAGTAGAGTAAAAAAACAATAAAAATATTGCCAATTTCATCGGACTACTCATTGTATTACAACTTATACCAAGGTAAAACTTGGTGTTAAATTCCTATCTTTGCAAAAAGTTTATTTTGATGAATACAAATCCACCCATTTATATTTTAGCTATAGAAAGTTCGTGCGACGATACAGGCGTTGCTGTGATGCACAACGACCGAGTATTGAGCAATGTGGTTGCTAAACAAGACATTCACGAGCAGTACGGCGGTGTGATACCCGAGTTGGCATCAAGAGCTCATCAAAGCAATATTGTACCTACGGTAGAAG
Coding sequences within it:
- a CDS encoding Nif3-like dinuclear metal center hexameric protein, whose product is MKLSQIIPTFEQMAPTAYAEDFDNVGLLVGDTTQEITGILVCHDALEIVIDEAIDKKCNLVVCFHPIIFSGMKKLTGKNYVERAVLKAIKNDIAIYALHTGLDNHPLGVNKILCNALGLINTKILCPKKEFIYKLTTYCPNEATKSVQSALFEAGAGAIGNYYNCSFLSQGTGTFTGNEETNPTIGEPLQPTEVQETKIEVVFEKHLKNKVLHSLFQAHPYEEVAYEITQLENEHQQIGLGMIGELATPMDEVGFLKFVKEKTQTGCVRHSGLLNKNVQKVAVLGGSGSFSIGAAKAQKADVLITADLKYHDFFQAEQQIVLADVGHFESERFVKNYIFDYLKKKFPNFAIILSDKNTNPVNYI
- a CDS encoding zinc ribbon domain-containing protein: MAKKAETVEETLRALYDLQLIDSRIDEIRNMRGELPLEVEDLKDEVAGLTTRLEKLSNDVEQIDFQIKAKKNEIDGFKEAIKKYTEQQKEVSNNREFNALTKEIEFQELEIELAEKKIKEMKVSIEHKKDLITQNTQKLNDKSQHLAHKEAELNTLLSETEKEESALIKKSEEFAVLIPERYLTAYQRIRSGVKNKLAVVSIDRNASAGSFFTIPPQVQLEIATRKKIMTDEHSGRILVDRALALEEKEKIDEIIKNLK
- a CDS encoding outer membrane beta-barrel protein, giving the protein MKKIVGITCLFLSFAGIAQKKDKPIEPTVKVVDSLYREDHFYAGVSHIYTMDTPTGYKQNGISVGMQAGFLRDIPVSKDRRWSIAPGVGIAFQSVNNNLFVINPEKSDYEVGDFYKSNGQRYWAIEFPIEFRWRTSTVQSHKFWRIYTGLKYSYIYSYRTKYSGSYGDYTHTQDKNINKGLITAYIVTGFNTWNMQIGYTFTPMYKANTVMNEPSFKGLHLGLMFYIL
- a CDS encoding DUF6495 family protein, yielding MKYTRLTKEQLEELHVEFANFLASQQIDKEEWEDLKKNKPEVAEEELNVFSDLVWEGALTAARYMEHFSKNHIFLFRFDETSIDTVVLKTENTSVDFLKKEGLEWLSENMFSPEVEIRKGAKTFGEDRNGELFEIIRQGAFFSNGELYHQIADLMK
- the bcp gene encoding thioredoxin-dependent thiol peroxidase, with the translated sequence MIKIGDKIPAFKAINQEGETVSSEQFLGKKLVLFFYPKASTPGCTAQACNLSENYEILQKQGYNVLGISADDVKRQKNFHTKNKLTYDLIADTEKEIIEKFGVWQLKKFMGKEYFGIVRTTFLFDENSICTNIIEKVKTKAHAEQILA
- a CDS encoding lysophospholipid acyltransferase family protein, which gives rise to MQFVLAKIVYSFLILISLLPFRLLYVLSDVVYFLLYRVIGYRKKVVRANIKIAFPEYTTSQIIAIEKEFYKHFCDMFLEMIKTLSISKEDLLKRYTFSNIKLLKEYEAKGKSIVLMMSHYANWEWSMALNHYLSFQGYGIYRPLQNGHFDKIVRNIRSRFDTELISAYSLAREMRNHDRKGTKGVYLFINDQTPMLRKNQYWQDFFGINVPVFDGAEHIAINLDMTVLFLKVKKVKRGYYSAEFIEITDQACDTSDHFITRKFIQLVENQIKEEPKFYFWTHKRWKHQGKK